The Gemmatimonadota bacterium genomic sequence CTTGCTGCGCGCCGCCGCCGAGCTGCAGCCGGACGTGATCGTGGCCAGCGGCGATTTCACGCAGCGCGCCAGGCGCGAGCAGTTCCAGGCGGCGCGTCGCTTCCTGGACGGGTTGCCGGCCGTGCCCACGGTGGTCGTGCCGGGCAACCACGATGTCCCGCTCTACCGCGTCGCCGAACGGCTGTTCCGGCCCTATGCCCTTTACCGCGAGTACATTTCTGACCAACTCGAAGGCGTCCTGCGCCGTCCGGATGTCGTCATGGTCGCGCTCAACTCGACCAGTCCGCTGCGCGCCCTGGTCAATGGGCGCATCCGCAAGGCGCAGCTCGAGTTGTGCCAGGCTGCGCTGCGCTCCGCGCCGCCCGGCGCCGCCCGCCTGGTCGTGGCGCACCACCACTTCGCGCCCGCCCCCGACTACGAGGGCAGCCAGGTCATGCCGGGGGCCCGGGAGGCGCTGGACCTGTTCACGTCGCTGCGCGTGGATGTGGTGTTGGGTGGACACCTGCACCGCGCCTACATTGGCAACTCGCTGGACGTGTACCCCGGCAAGGATCGCGAGCACGGTATTATCATAGTGCAGGCCGGCACCAGCACCTCGCGGCGCGGCCGGGCCCGCGAGCGGGAGAAGAACTCGTTCAACCTGCTGCGGGTCGCCGAGGAGGTGATCCGCATCACGCACTACATGTATTTCGACGACCTGGACGGCTTCGCCGCGGTCAGCCGTCA encodes the following:
- a CDS encoding metallophosphoesterase — encoded protein: MLTLLHISDLHFGPAYVPAAGAALLRAAAELQPDVIVASGDFTQRARREQFQAARRFLDGLPAVPTVVVPGNHDVPLYRVAERLFRPYALYREYISDQLEGVLRRPDVVMVALNSTSPLRALVNGRIRKAQLELCQAALRSAPPGAARLVVAHHHFAPAPDYEGSQVMPGAREALDLFTSLRVDVVLGGHLHRAYIGNSLDVYPGKDREHGIIIVQAGTSTSRRGRAREREKNSFNLLRVAEEVIRITHYMYFDDLDGFAAVSRHIFPRAARQFFRETRVGAATQDPLPAALSADRPGAGVAGSGAVG